The following are encoded in a window of Trichormus variabilis 0441 genomic DNA:
- the tnpA gene encoding IS200/IS605 family transposase, giving the protein MSCQYMYHHGFRSMYKLNAHIVLVVKYRRKAINAEILTRLKEIITDTLKKWDCELLEFNGEADHVHLLIDYKPDKPLSTLIGNIKTVSSRLIRKEYPWLAKKYFYNKPYFWTGAYFVASCGGVTVEQLKNYVESQEQPKQ; this is encoded by the coding sequence ATGTCTTGTCAATATATGTATCATCACGGTTTCAGGTCTATGTACAAGCTTAACGCTCACATCGTTTTGGTTGTAAAGTACCGCAGAAAAGCTATCAATGCAGAAATACTAACCAGGTTGAAAGAAATAATCACGGATACCCTTAAAAAATGGGATTGTGAATTGCTGGAGTTCAACGGCGAAGCAGACCATGTACATCTATTAATTGACTACAAACCAGACAAGCCACTCTCAACACTGATTGGAAATATCAAAACGGTGAGTAGTAGATTAATTCGCAAAGAATACCCCTGGTTGGCTAAAAAATACTTCTACAACAAGCCTTACTTTTGGACTGGTGCGTATTTTGTGGCTAGTTGTGGTGGTGTCACGGTTGAGCAATTAAAGAATTACGTTGAGAGCCAAGAACAACCAAAACAATGA
- a CDS encoding HNH endonuclease produces MSQDLYPNNWKEIATALKAASNWRCAKCGRVCLRPGEKPDNLTFSERKAHTLQVHHWNRDPSDNRLENLVCLCSGCHLSYHCFSRGNVSPGQLSLFAEQKVS; encoded by the coding sequence ATGAGTCAGGATCTTTATCCAAACAACTGGAAAGAAATAGCCACAGCTTTGAAAGCGGCCTCTAACTGGCGCTGTGCCAAATGCGGTAGAGTGTGCTTGCGTCCAGGGGAAAAACCCGATAATTTAACGTTTTCTGAACGCAAAGCCCATACGTTACAAGTACATCATTGGAACAGAGACCCGTCTGATAATCGCTTAGAAAACTTAGTTTGTCTATGTAGTGGCTGTCACTTGTCCTACCACTGTTTTAGTAGAGGCAACGTTTCTCCTGGGCAGTTGTCACTGTTTGCAGAGCAGAAAGTTAGCTAG
- a CDS encoding restriction endonuclease yields MPIPDYQAIMLPLLKFTTDQKEHSLQETIDALADNFQLTEDERKELLPSGRQPTFNNRVGWARTYLKKAGLVESTKRGYFRITDKGIDTIKTNPVEINAKFLRQFPEFLEFQNYTQQSEESASNGSGNEINTTRTPEEDVELAIQKLTKELASDLLQIIKNSSPAFFEKLVVDLLVKMGYGGTRKDAGKTVGRSGDGGIDGIINEDRLGLDVIYIQAKRWENSVGRPEIQKFAGALQGFRAKKGMFITTSTFTNEAKDYVSRIDSKIVLIDGEMLTQLMIENNVGVTPFTVYEAKKVDSDYFTDS; encoded by the coding sequence ATGCCCATCCCTGACTACCAAGCGATAATGCTACCGTTACTCAAATTTACCACCGACCAGAAGGAACACTCACTACAGGAAACAATTGATGCTTTAGCAGATAACTTCCAATTAACTGAAGATGAACGAAAAGAACTCTTGCCTAGTGGCCGTCAACCAACTTTTAATAATCGTGTAGGGTGGGCACGTACTTATTTAAAAAAAGCTGGATTAGTGGAGTCAACTAAACGAGGTTATTTCCGCATAACTGATAAAGGAATTGATACTATTAAAACTAATCCTGTTGAGATTAATGCTAAATTTTTAAGACAATTTCCAGAATTTCTAGAATTTCAAAACTATACTCAACAATCAGAGGAAAGCGCATCTAATGGTAGTGGGAATGAAATAAATACAACTCGCACACCAGAAGAAGATGTAGAGCTTGCCATTCAAAAGCTGACAAAAGAATTAGCATCAGATTTACTACAGATAATTAAAAATTCTTCTCCTGCTTTCTTTGAAAAACTGGTAGTCGATTTATTAGTTAAAATGGGCTATGGCGGTACTCGCAAGGATGCAGGCAAAACAGTAGGGCGTAGTGGCGATGGTGGAATTGACGGCATCATCAATGAAGACCGTCTTGGCTTAGATGTGATTTACATACAAGCTAAACGCTGGGAAAATTCTGTAGGCCGTCCTGAAATTCAAAAGTTTGCTGGTGCTTTGCAAGGGTTTCGAGCTAAAAAGGGTATGTTTATAACAACATCAACATTTACAAATGAAGCTAAAGACTATGTTTCAAGAATTGACAGCAAGATTGTTCTGATTGATGGTGAAATGCTTACTCAGTTAATGATTGAAAATAATGTTGGTGTTACGCCATTTACTGTATATGAAGCCAAGAAAGTTGATTCAGATTATTTTACAGATAGTTAA
- a CDS encoding WD40 repeat domain-containing protein yields the protein MTLNRILWNYLIAPTVITIAVCGCTTQTPNTQDLIAQSPKDSQLVRTLSARSDSGYSVAYSPSSVGTILASAGAKSIKLWNPNTGKLLRTLSGQAFTVGFSPDGQILASGSQDGSLNLWDVQTGKLIRTLQHSEPVLGVVFSPDGQTLVSNLDLGSIIRLWNWRTGEIIRIKDDPDAYQKGFENFKTQPATFSLDGQTLFATSGSGSLLQSWNLKTSKRTGSFEAKSSINAVAISPDGNTLATGIRDNAIKLWNINDGKLIHTLTGHKGQVRTVAFSPDRTLLASGSSDGTVKLWNATTGKEINTFTAHKEQVWSVAFNPDGKTLASTGQDGSVKIWGVSPQ from the coding sequence ATGACTCTCAACCGTATTTTGTGGAATTACCTAATAGCCCCAACAGTAATCACTATTGCTGTTTGCGGTTGCACTACACAGACTCCCAACACTCAGGATTTAATTGCTCAGTCGCCAAAAGATAGCCAATTAGTCCGTACTTTATCAGCACGGTCTGATTCAGGTTATTCGGTTGCGTATTCTCCAAGCTCTGTGGGAACAATTCTTGCTAGTGCTGGTGCTAAAAGCATTAAGCTTTGGAATCCTAACACGGGTAAACTATTGCGTACTTTATCAGGACAAGCTTTTACTGTCGGCTTTAGCCCAGATGGTCAGATTCTCGCTAGTGGTTCTCAGGACGGCAGCCTGAATTTGTGGGATGTTCAAACAGGGAAACTCATCCGTACACTCCAACACTCAGAACCAGTGCTTGGTGTAGTCTTTAGTCCAGATGGACAAACTCTGGTTAGTAATCTTGATCTCGGATCTATCATCAGGCTGTGGAATTGGCGTACTGGAGAAATCATCCGCATAAAGGATGACCCTGACGCTTATCAAAAAGGATTTGAGAACTTCAAAACTCAACCAGCCACTTTTAGCCTGGATGGTCAGACCTTATTTGCTACAAGTGGTTCTGGTTCTCTGCTCCAGTCTTGGAATCTGAAAACTAGTAAACGAACAGGTAGTTTCGAGGCGAAATCATCAATTAATGCTGTCGCTATCAGCCCAGATGGAAACACCCTAGCTACTGGCATTCGGGATAATGCAATTAAGCTGTGGAATATTAATGATGGTAAACTCATTCACACTTTAACTGGTCATAAAGGTCAAGTCAGAACTGTTGCCTTTAGCCCAGATAGAACATTACTGGCTAGTGGTAGCTCTGATGGCACTGTCAAATTGTGGAATGCTACTACTGGTAAAGAAATCAACACTTTTACAGCACACAAAGAACAAGTTTGGTCTGTGGCTTTCAATCCTGATGGCAAAACACTTGCTAGTACTGGACAAGATGGCAGTGTTAAGATTTGGGGTGTATCCCCACAATAA
- a CDS encoding PEP-CTERM sorting domain-containing protein (PEP-CTERM proteins occur, often in large numbers, in the proteomes of bacteria that also encode an exosortase, a predicted intramembrane cysteine proteinase. The presence of a PEP-CTERM domain at a protein's C-terminus predicts cleavage within the sorting domain, followed by covalent anchoring to some some component of the (usually Gram-negative) cell surface. Many PEP-CTERM proteins exhibit an unusual sequence composition that includes large numbers of potential glycosylation sites. Expression of one such protein has been shown restore the ability of a bacterium to form floc, a type of biofilm.) yields the protein MKNLKNINNCLAATLGIAIFSWIGCQTQSALAIDVRTSGNVIKNLSNQQACDVNIGFRIPGLFEKILGGNINIKGLDPIAIVNEGLSSFDQDIFFIKNGKFLCFDPSEPIFVDILVNSKKKNAIKWLTEKVFLTGAGGKNNPLQSELGLAGFVVENKVSNTRSLNRDILDDITTYTFSNDGNVNLFIDKITLGLSPNLIEPELFSQSILSEINVFNNNDLGWSLQPGETVTIDLPFDIPGASYLIANIEGIGNPGDNEFPVNFLQQHEEPIPEPSSLLGLLALGTIGTASTLNRKFKRSKSTSRKLEKSPNLLL from the coding sequence ATGAAAAATCTGAAAAATATTAACAATTGTCTTGCAGCTACACTTGGTATAGCCATTTTTAGTTGGATAGGATGCCAGACTCAAAGCGCATTAGCTATAGATGTCAGAACTTCTGGTAATGTGATTAAAAACCTATCTAATCAACAAGCTTGTGATGTTAATATCGGTTTTAGGATACCAGGTCTTTTTGAAAAAATACTCGGAGGAAATATCAACATTAAGGGACTAGACCCTATAGCAATAGTTAATGAGGGGTTAAGCTCATTTGATCAAGATATTTTTTTCATAAAGAATGGCAAATTCCTTTGCTTCGATCCTTCAGAACCTATTTTTGTCGATATTTTGGTTAACTCTAAAAAGAAAAACGCAATTAAATGGTTGACTGAAAAAGTTTTTTTAACTGGGGCGGGAGGAAAAAATAACCCGTTGCAATCTGAATTAGGTCTAGCAGGATTTGTAGTAGAAAATAAAGTAAGTAATACAAGGAGCCTTAATAGAGATATTCTTGATGATATAACAACTTATACTTTTAGCAACGATGGAAATGTTAATTTATTTATAGATAAAATTACTCTTGGCTTAAGCCCTAATTTGATTGAGCCTGAATTATTTTCACAGAGTATACTCAGCGAAATCAATGTGTTTAATAATAATGACTTAGGATGGAGTTTACAACCAGGAGAAACAGTTACTATTGATTTACCCTTTGATATTCCAGGTGCTTCATATCTAATTGCTAATATCGAAGGAATAGGTAATCCTGGAGATAATGAATTTCCAGTTAACTTCTTACAACAACATGAAGAACCTATTCCCGAACCCTCTTCCCTACTTGGTCTTTTAGCTCTTGGTACGATAGGCACAGCATCAACCCTCAATCGCAAATTCAAGCGCTCTAAATCCACCAGTAGAAAACTAGAAAAATCTCCTAACCTTCTACTGTAA
- a CDS encoding Uma2 family endonuclease has product MTTAVRKFTLNEYLSYDDGTDTKYELVDGELVEMPPESDRNNLISLYLLSQFLKFIPIQLIRHKDTELVVIGNRTRVRLPDLMILTQELFEAIAGRRATITPDMPSPAMVVEVVSPGKVNEDRDYRYKRSEYAARGIPEYWIVDAEKARITLLTLVDGLYEESVFQGTDMIRSATFPMLDLTASQILTAGLVL; this is encoded by the coding sequence ATGACCACAGCAGTCAGAAAATTTACCCTTAATGAGTACCTGTCCTATGATGATGGCACAGATACCAAGTACGAACTTGTGGATGGAGAATTGGTTGAAATGCCACCAGAAAGCGATAGGAATAATTTAATTTCTCTTTATCTCCTGTCGCAGTTTCTCAAGTTTATCCCCATTCAACTCATCCGCCATAAAGATACAGAACTGGTAGTCATTGGCAATCGAACTCGTGTGCGACTCCCTGATTTGATGATATTGACACAAGAATTATTTGAGGCGATCGCGGGAAGACGAGCAACTATCACTCCAGATATGCCTTCCCCCGCAATGGTAGTTGAGGTTGTCTCACCAGGAAAGGTAAATGAAGATAGAGATTACCGTTATAAGCGTTCTGAATACGCTGCCAGGGGGATTCCTGAGTATTGGATTGTTGATGCCGAAAAAGCCCGAATTACTTTATTGACTTTGGTTGATGGACTATATGAAGAGTCAGTGTTTCAGGGAACAGACATGATTAGGTCAGCAACTTTTCCAATGCTGGATTTAACGGCATCACAGATTTTAACTGCTGGACTGGTTCTTTAA
- a CDS encoding RNA-guided endonuclease InsQ/TnpB family protein, with translation MLDVLKVRIYPNKDQETSLAKSFGCSRFVWNFYLNKTNTQYEETGKGMTYLKMAKDLTQLKKLTDYEWLQEPTAAVLQQSLKNLESAFKNFFGKRAGFPKFKNKHSKQSIRFPESCSIKEGGLKLPKLGIVKASLSKSINGKIKSVTVSKISTDKYFAAILFETGDLTNTKEGKISGIDLGLTSLITVFDGETCYKVDPIKPTRKYAKRLRIRQKALSRKVKGSNNRRKAVKVVAKVHEKISNTRQNFLHKLSRKLCDDNQVIVAENLCLKGLARTKLAKSIHDAGFGILLNFVSYKLERERGKFIQVDRFFPSTKLCFCCGYKNDLLNLSIREWICPSCQTTHDRDENASRNLRAEGIRILSTNTVGHTEFQACGETVRLVGTCAKKRVSEKQESPATLL, from the coding sequence ATGTTAGACGTACTGAAGGTCAGAATTTATCCAAACAAAGACCAGGAAACATCCTTAGCTAAAAGCTTTGGATGTTCCCGCTTTGTTTGGAATTTTTACCTCAATAAAACTAATACTCAATACGAAGAAACAGGTAAGGGTATGACTTACCTTAAGATGGCGAAAGACCTTACCCAATTAAAGAAACTAACTGATTATGAATGGCTACAAGAACCAACTGCTGCTGTTCTACAACAATCACTCAAGAATCTGGAATCAGCGTTTAAAAACTTTTTTGGAAAACGCGCAGGATTTCCAAAATTCAAGAATAAGCATTCTAAACAGTCAATCCGATTCCCTGAAAGTTGTTCAATTAAAGAGGGTGGCTTAAAACTACCCAAGCTTGGCATTGTTAAAGCTAGTCTTTCAAAAAGCATCAATGGCAAGATTAAATCTGTAACTGTTTCTAAAATAAGTACAGATAAATATTTTGCCGCAATATTATTTGAAACCGGAGATTTAACAAACACCAAGGAAGGAAAAATATCAGGAATTGACCTTGGGTTAACCAGTTTAATAACTGTGTTTGACGGTGAAACTTGTTACAAGGTTGACCCAATCAAGCCTACTAGAAAATATGCTAAACGACTGCGAATTAGACAGAAAGCTTTGTCTCGTAAAGTTAAGGGGTCTAATAATAGGCGTAAAGCAGTTAAAGTAGTTGCTAAAGTTCACGAAAAAATATCAAACACAAGACAAAATTTTCTCCATAAACTCTCACGAAAGTTATGTGATGATAACCAAGTCATAGTAGCTGAGAACCTTTGTCTTAAAGGATTGGCACGTACCAAATTAGCCAAGTCAATACATGATGCTGGTTTTGGTATACTGCTTAATTTCGTTAGCTACAAACTAGAGAGAGAGAGGGGTAAATTTATCCAAGTTGACAGATTCTTTCCCAGTACAAAGCTTTGTTTCTGTTGCGGATATAAGAATGATTTGCTGAACTTAAGTATCCGCGAGTGGATTTGTCCAAGTTGCCAAACAACCCATGACAGAGATGAAAATGCTTCACGGAACTTGAGAGCAGAAGGGATAAGAATACTGTCAACAAATACTGTGGGACACACAGAATTTCAAGCTTGTGGAGAAACAGTAAGACTCGTTGGTACTTGTGCCAAAAAGCGTGTTTCTGAGAAACAAGAATCTCCCGCTACATTGCTTTAG